Proteins from one Xiphophorus hellerii strain 12219 chromosome 8, Xiphophorus_hellerii-4.1, whole genome shotgun sequence genomic window:
- the ak1 gene encoding adenylate kinase isoenzyme 1 gives MADKIKDAKIIFVVGGPGSGKGTQCEKIVAKYGYTHLSSGDLLRAEVASGSERGKQLQAIMQKGELVPLDTVLDMIKDAMIAKADVSKGFLIDGYPREVKQGEEFEKKIGKPCLLLYVDAKAETMVKRLLKRGETSGRSDDNEETIKKRLDLYYKATEPVIAFYEGRGIVKKVDSELAVDDVFAQVSKAIDAL, from the exons ATGGCAG ACAAAATCAAGGATGCCAAAATCATCTTTGTTGTGG GTGGACCTGGGTCTGGAAAGGGCACCCAGTGTGAAAAGATAGTTGCAAAATATGGCTACACTCACTTGTCTTCTGGAGATCTGCTACGTGCTGAGGTGGCCTCTGGCTCTGAAAGGGGCAAGCAACTCCAGGCCATCATGCAGAAAGGGGAGCTTGTTCCTCTG GACACAGTCTTGGACATGATTAAGGACGCCATGATCGCCAAGGCTGATGTCTCAAAGGGGTTTCTCATTGACGGCTATCCTCGTGAGGTCAAACAGGGAGAGGAGTTTGAGAAGAAG ATTGGCAAACCCTGCCTGCTGCTGTACGTCGACGCGAAAGCAGAAACCATGGTCAAGAGACTATTGAAGCGTGGCGAGACCAGCGGCCGCTCTGACGACAATGAAGAGACCATTAAGAAACGCCTGGACTTGTATTACAAGGCAACGGAGCCGGTCATCGCTTTCTATGAGGGCCGTGGCATTGTGAAGAAG GTGGATTCTGAGCTGGCAGTGGATGATGTCTTTGCCCAGGTTTCCAAGGCTATTGATGCACTGTAG